The bacterium sequence GCGAACAGAAACAAACCCACGGCCGCCAGTCCCATCCCCAGCGAGGAAACCACGCGCGGTTCGATGCGATCCGAGAGCTTTCCCGCCATCGGCGAGAACGCCGCCATCACCACCGGTTGCGCGATCATCACCACGCCCGCCTGCTGCGGCGACAAGCCCTTGATGTATTGCAGGTACAGGCTGAGCAGGAAGGCGAGCGCAAACGTCGCGCTGTAGTTGATGAGCGCGGCGAGGTTGGAGAAGATAAACGCGGTGTTGCCGCGAAATCCTGCAAGCTGCAGGAGCGGAGCGGTCAACGTTTGCTGCCGGCGTAAAAACAGAAATCCCGCAAACACTCCGGCCGCCAGAAGCACCCACGCCCACCAGTCCGTTACCGACGAGACGCTGTAGAGAATCGCTCCCAGCGCGACGACGTACAACACCGCTCCCACAGAATCAAAGCGTGCAATCTCACCGGACGACCATTCCCCCTTGAGCTTCCACACCGTGAGGATCACGACGGCGGTGCCGATCATACCGTTAATCACGAACAGTCCCCGCCACCCCAGATAGTCGGTGATGATTCCTCCGGCGAACGGCCCGGCGCTCAGTCCGAGATACACGGAAGCGATCACGATACCGAACACGCGACCGCGCTCCTCGCGGGGATAAACCGAGGTAACAATCGCCATGCCGGTGGCGAACATCCCCGTCGCCCCCACGCCTTGAACGACGCGAAGCGCGATCAGCGTAGATGCATTCGGCACAGCGGCCAGCGCAAGCGACGTAACCGTGAAAACCGCGAGCCCGATCAGGAACACCCGCTTTCGCCCGCGCAGATCGGCCAGCCGTCCCAACGGAACGAGAAACGCCGCCGCCGCGAGCAGGTACGCGGTATTCACCCAGCCCAGCGTTATCGCATTCATCCCCAGATCGCGGCCCATCACCGGTAGCGCGATCACCACCGACGATCCCATGAATGGCGTCGCGAAGGACGCAATGGACGCCACGATCAACGCTGCGCGCCGTTGTGTTTCGTCAGTGTGCGCGGAGCCAGTCACTCCACCACCGCTCGCGGAGTCTCTTGCGGCAGGCGAACCAATACCTCGTAGTTCAAAAAGCGCGTCAGATCGCTGAAGCCGGTCACGGTAATCTGCTGCTTGCCCTGCTTACCGATCAGCACGACCTCATCGCCGCGTTTCACTCCCGGAATGTCGGTCACGTCCACCGTCATCATGTTCATGTTGACCATGCCCACCACCAGCGCGCGCCGGCCGTGAATGAGCACGTGTCCGAGATTCGAGAGAATTCGCGGAAATCCGTGGGAATACCCCACCGGAACCAGCGCCACGGTTTGCTTGCGGGTGGTCAGATACGAAGTGCCGTAGCCGATGAACTCCCCGGGGCTGATGGCTTTCACGCCCATCACGCGGCTCTTCCATGAAATCACGCGCTTCAAGGGATCCACAAATCGCGGCTTGCCGATGAGACCGTGCTCGATATAGTAGTGCATCTGCGTCTCTTTGCTCGGTCAGTATCCGTATTGCGCGATCCCGAACCGCACCATGTCGAGAATCGTTTCCGGAAAATGCAGCGCTGCCGCCGAGCAGGCCGTGTGACGCACCGTCGGCGTGAGTCCCAGTTTCAGAAGATACTCGGACAGGCGACTGAACGTCTGAATCTGATTCTGAATGCGCAGATAGTTACCGACGCTCTCGGCGCCGGCGTAATGCGTGCACACTCCCTCAACGGAAAAGTGATGGCCGTGCGTTTGAATGTACTCGACCACCGCCGGAAGTTCGCTCTCTTCCAGACCCATCCGATTGAGTCCGGTCTCCAGCTCCAGATGGATGCGCGCGGGTTTACCGATCTTCCCGGAAGCCGCGCGCGCCACTTCCAGACGCTGCCGGTCGAACACGTAGAACGACACACCGTTCTCCACCGCCCACGGCAGTTCCTCGTCGTCAATCGCCCCCATAATCATGATCTGCGAAGCTTGCGTGCGGCTCTTCAGAACGCGAAACGCTTCGTCCGCCCCGTACACCGAGAAGTGTCGCACGCCGCACGACTCCGCCAGCGGCACGAACTCCTCGATCCCGTGTCCATAGGCGTTGCCCTTGATGACCGACGAGAAAACAACTTTGGAGCCGACGTGCTTCTTCAGAAACCGGACGTTATTCCGTAGAGCCGAGCGGCTGATTTCGATGATCGAAGTGTTGAGCATATCTCAGAAGTGACGACTGATAGGCAAAAGGTCGTCCACGGATCAGACTTTTCTTCCGCGTCGAGTTAGGACTACTTCTTCCCCTGCTTGGCCACGGCTTCGGCGGCGCGCTGAGCGGCTTCGGGATCGCCGAGGTAGTAGTGCTTCTGCGGACGCAGGTCGTTGTCCAGTTCATAGACCAGTGGAATCCCCGTCGGAATGTTCAGGCTGACGATCTCTTCATCGGGGACTTGATCGAGATGCTTGACCAGCGCGCGCAGGCTGTTGCCGTGGGCGGCGATGAGCACGCGCTTGCCGGCTCGAATCTGCGGCGCAATCACGATCTGCCAATAGGGAAGGAAGCGCTCCAGCGTGTCCTTCAGGCACTCGGAAGCGGGAACCTCATCACGCGTGAGCGCGGCATAGCGCGGATCGCGGCCCGACCATCGCTCATCGTCTTCGGTCAGCTTGGGAGGCGGAATATCGTAGCTGCGCCGCCATTCCATGAACTTTCTCTCGCCGTATTTGGCCAGCGTTTCCGCCTTGTTCAGTCCGGCCAGCGCTCCGTAGTGCCGCTCGTTCAGTCGCCACGAGCGATGGACCGGAATCCACATCAGGTCCATGTCGTCGAGCGTGATCCACAGCGTGCGGATCGCCCGCTTGAGCACGGATGTGTAGGCCACATCGAACGTGTATCCGCCCTCTTTGAGCAGCTTGCCCGCGTCGTGCGCTTCCTGAACACCTTTCGGGCTGAGATCAACGTCAATCCACCCCGTGAAGAGGTTTTCTTTGTTCCACAGGCTTTC is a genomic window containing:
- the gpmA gene encoding 2,3-diphosphoglycerate-dependent phosphoglycerate mutase, with translation MIPLVLVRHGESLWNKENLFTGWIDVDLSPKGVQEAHDAGKLLKEGGYTFDVAYTSVLKRAIRTLWITLDDMDLMWIPVHRSWRLNERHYGALAGLNKAETLAKYGERKFMEWRRSYDIPPPKLTEDDERWSGRDPRYAALTRDEVPASECLKDTLERFLPYWQIVIAPQIRAGKRVLIAAHGNSLRALVKHLDQVPDEEIVSLNIPTGIPLVYELDNDLRPQKHYYLGDPEAAQRAAEAVAKQGKK
- a CDS encoding MFS transporter, with the protein product MGSSVVIALPVMGRDLGMNAITLGWVNTAYLLAAAAFLVPLGRLADLRGRKRVFLIGLAVFTVTSLALAAVPNASTLIALRVVQGVGATGMFATGMAIVTSVYPREERGRVFGIVIASVYLGLSAGPFAGGIITDYLGWRGLFVINGMIGTAVVILTVWKLKGEWSSGEIARFDSVGAVLYVVALGAILYSVSSVTDWWAWVLLAAGVFAGFLFLRRQQTLTAPLLQLAGFRGNTAFIFSNLAALINYSATFALAFLLSLYLQYIKGLSPQQAGVVMIAQPVVMAAFSPMAGKLSDRIEPRVVSSLGMGLAAVGLFLFAFLSSSTGLPFIIASLMILGFGFALFSSPNTNAVMSSVGREHFGTASAVLGTMRLTGHTLSMAAATLILLAFVGRRPITIEVQSQFLQATRVAFASFAALCTVGVLFSLARGKMR